The following are encoded together in the Anopheles nili chromosome 3, idAnoNiliSN_F5_01, whole genome shotgun sequence genome:
- the LOC128723473 gene encoding ras suppressor protein 1 yields MSNQPVVSCLPVTANKMSKAKKVLDEARDTKNREIDLVDRSISTFDELPGLLNMLFVTRITLSHNKLKSVPPGIANLNNLEILNLSNNQLEELPLSLSSMPKLRILNCSINRLNTLPRGFGAFPVLEVLDLSYNNLNENVLPGNFFMMDSLRALYLGDNEFEYLPKEIRNLKNLQILGLRDNDLLELPREIGELTRIRELHIQNNRLSVLPPEISNLDMPGPKSVLKMEENPWVTAIAEQYLVGISHVLEYIKTEAYRILYNRYTQSGGKSGSDLPPKSDKSKKASRARS; encoded by the exons ATGTCAAACCAACCCGTCGTCAGTTGTTTACCTGTCACTGCAAACAAAATGTCGAAAGCAAAGAAGGTTTTGGATGAGGCTCGCGATACCAAAAATCGCGAAATTGACCTGGTAGATCGCAGTATTTCCACCTTCGACGAGCTGCCAGGGTTGC TTAATATGCTGTTTGTTACTAGAATCACGTTGAGCCACAACAAATTGAAGA GTGTTCCCCCGGGTATAGCGAACCTGAACAATTTGGAAATCTTAAACCTCTCCAACAACCAGCTGGAAGAGCTgccgctttcgctttcgtcgaTGCCAAAGCTGAGAATCCTCAACTGCTCGATCAATCGGCTGAACACGTTGCCCCGCGGGTTTGGAGCGTTTCCCGTGCTGGAGGTGCTAGATTTATCGTACAATAATTTGAACGAGAACGTGCTGCCGGGAAACTTTTTTATGATGG ATTCGCTGCGCGCGCTGTATCTCGGCGATAATGAGTTCGAATACCTGCCGAAAGAGATTCGCAATTTGAAAAATCTCCAGATT CTCGGACTGCGGGATAACGATTTGCTGGAGTTGCCGAGAGAGATCGGTGAACTAACGCGCATTCGGGAGCTGCACATCCAAAACAACCGGTTGAGTGTGTTGCCGCCAGAAATCTCTAACCTGGACATGCCCGGACCAAAGTCGGTACtcaaaatggaggaaaaccCATGGGTGACAGCGATCGCGGAGCAGTATCTGGTCGGCATTAGCCACGTGTTGGAGTACATCAAGACGGAGGCGTACAGAAT CCTGTACAATCGCTACACGCAGTCGGGAGGTAAATCAGGCAGTGATCTGCCGCCCAAATCggacaaaagcaaaaaggcgTCCCGGGCTCGTTCGTAA